gtcctgagtggatgaaagtactaactccaatcaagactttttcatttttcttccgtggctataatacattttatattcataacgtgttagctttcgtgatttctacacacacacacacacacacaaacacacacacacacacacacacacacatatatatatatatatatatatatatatatatatatatatatatatatatatttcatatatatatatatatatatatatatatatatatatatatatatatatatatatatatgtataaatgtatatatatacacacatatatatatgtatatatctatatatatatacatatatagatatagatatatatatatatatatatatatatatatatatatatatatatatatatatatatatatacatacatatatatatacatatatatatatataagtatatatatatatatatatatatatatgtatatatatatatatatatatatatatatatatatatatataagtatatatatatatataatttatatatatatatatatatatgtgtgtatatacttatatatatatatatatatatatacatatatataaatatataaatatatatatatatatatatatatatatatatatatatatatatatatatatatatatatgtgtgtgtgtgtgtgtatatatatttatatatatatatatatatatatatatatatatatatatatatatatatatatatatatataaatatatatgtatatatatgcatatatatatatatatatatatatatatatatatatatatatattcatatatatatatatatatatatatatatatatatatgaacatatatatatatatatatatatatatatatatatatatatatatatatatataagaatatatatttatatatatatacgtatatatatatatatatatatatatatatatatatatatatatatatatatatatacatatatatgtataaatatatatatatacatatatatatatatatatatatatatatatatatatatatatatatatatatatgtgtgtgtatatatatatatatatatatatatatatatatatatatatatatatatatatatatatatatatatatatatatatatatatatatatatatatatatatatgtatatatatatatatatatacatacatatatatatatgtatatatatatatatatatatatatatatatatatatatatatatatatatatatatatatatatatatatatatatatatatatatatggtttgatcatgtattccatcaaagaggcgaggtttgacgctgcaaataAAAGCAgctataaatatagaaaaaaaatgtaaatattcacgtaaaacaatatatatactgtaaatagtatgtaaatacaaaataatgtaaatgatgtaaaatacaatacagtaattccacaggtaagattcacttaacataaaaataaacttacattttccagacgccgattctaatactaaattcaccGATAACCACTTGTAaaagttgctgtacaaccagaagcattcagcctcctagcaaacagcaacaccggtcacttattactatgatgattacactgggcagctcagcacatcacaaaTAATGCAGAAcaacagcatgcagaaattccatgtgctttccagagcctgcccacggtgaactaacaaaggcgccaaggcgggcataaattgcGGCcttttttgcagattttttttcatacaaaaaagtaaacaaaaaatgcatacagttttccattcaatagaaatatttaattcaaaatagtgcacatatgtgtataattaaatttcaaaacaaacatcaggcaatcccgatgCTCGCTTATCCCCTacccttatcatcaacaaagaaaatgtgttgcgccaacttaactaaaaacgtaaaacgctgtgtcATATCCTACACCAccccctattttgtagtatacaaaatacaccgcaaatatgccacatacatAGCAGGCCATATGAGCAGCACACAGCGTTCACTttttttccaatggcactccactgtcatcacactccgtttcaaggagaaggcacatttttGCACTGGGTGTAAGTACAACTCAGACTCGGTCTTACtcttggcttgtctaactcggttgtcagagtctcgagtcacttccaagactcgtcccaaaggccaagagcctctggggagacgttcgtcggtagttagcacaatgttgccaacttggatgtctcgccgttggaTGGTCCATTTCTGTCTTCCTTGCcgcaatggaaggtactccctcagccatcgcttccagaattggtcggcaagatattgtgcttgacgccagcggcgcctaacatacaagtccttctggtcagtcttagttactgggagcactgcactcttcagagtcaacagcatactaggcgtcaacagcagtggacagtctgggtcgtcgtttaccttggttagaggtcttccattcaccaaagactcggcttcgcagaacagagtcgatagtgtgtcgtcagtggtgacctgctgcaggcaggttgcactgagagctcttctcactgagcgtatgaggcgttcccagactcctccAAAGTGTGATGCATGTGGTGTgttgaaacgccactcgatgcccttagctgGTAGGGTGTGGGCAACTTCCTCTTCTTAGAAGTgttgaagagcttccttcagctctcggtcagctgcgacgaggttggtaccgttgtctgaccatattttcttgacagctcctcgcctggccgtaaatcttctcactgcatttACAAAGGAGTATTGgtccatcgagctgagaacctccaggGGAATCGCTTGCACTATCAGGCAGGTgaaaatggct
The nucleotide sequence above comes from Palaemon carinicauda isolate YSFRI2023 chromosome 18, ASM3689809v2, whole genome shotgun sequence. Encoded proteins:
- the LOC137657443 gene encoding uncharacterized protein; translation: MADLPSDRICPGDPPFTNTGGDCFGHFFVKQGRSRVKRWGAIFTCLIVQAIPLEVLSSMDQYSFVNAVRRFTARRGAVKKIWSDNGTNLVAADRELKEALQHF